The Romeriopsis navalis LEGE 11480 genome includes a region encoding these proteins:
- a CDS encoding tRNA (cytidine(34)-2'-O)-methyltransferase produces the protein MPSIVLVNPLIPPNTGNIARTCAASATELHLVKPLGFELSDRYLKRAGLDYWPFVDLTVHEDFAAFLNHHDQRSGRLIGYTTRGRCSYLELEYQSDDWLLFGSETEGLSADCLARCDYSTYIPMLQKQVRSLNLSVSVSIGLFEAKRQLGQLIG, from the coding sequence ATGCCTAGTATCGTTCTCGTCAATCCGTTAATTCCTCCAAATACCGGCAATATTGCCCGCACTTGTGCGGCCTCAGCTACGGAATTGCACTTAGTTAAGCCTTTAGGCTTTGAATTGAGTGATCGCTACCTCAAACGTGCTGGCCTCGATTATTGGCCCTTCGTTGATTTGACTGTGCATGAAGACTTTGCGGCATTCTTAAACCACCATGATCAGCGTTCTGGACGGTTAATTGGCTATACCACTAGAGGACGATGTAGTTATTTAGAGCTGGAGTATCAAAGTGATGACTGGCTATTGTTTGGCAGTGAAACCGAAGGCCTTTCCGCTGACTGTTTAGCTCGCTGTGATTACAGCACCTATATTCCGATGTTGCAAAAACAGGTTCGGAGCCTGAATCTCTCAGTCAGCGTGTCGATTGGATTGTTTGAAGCAAAACGCCAGCTCGGCCAGTTGATTGGCTGA